The region GACGGGCTGCAGCAGGACGCGGAGCGGAAGGAGCCTGCGGCGCGGGAGCGGCGATACCGGACTGCTTGTTGTAGGCATCGACGACAGCCTGCGAGACGTCCGTGGACGGAAGCGCCCAGAGAACGTTCGAGGACTGGCTGGAGACGTCGAGCAGGATGGTGTAGCCATTGCTCTGCGCGTAGGTCTTCATGGTCACGGCAAGCTTCTGCGCAACCTTGCCGAGAGCTTCCTGCAGATCCGTGTTGTAGGAGGTCTGAGCGTCCTCAGCATCGCGGTTCAGCGCCTTCTCTTTGGTGTCGATGGCACGCAGACGGCTGGTGCGCTCTTCATCGGAGAGGGTTGCGGGTGCGCTCTGCAGACCCTTCTTGAGGGTCTCGACTTCAGCAGCCTGGGCCTCGATCTGGGTCTTCTTGGGCTCGAACTTCTTCTGGGTGGCGATGGTGACGGTCTGGCCTTCGTTGGAGGCGAGGACGACCTGCTCAAAGTTGACGAGGGCGATCTTGGCGTCGGTGGCTGCGGGAGCGACGGCGGCAGGAGCGGCTGCGGGAGCAGCCTGGGCATAGACGGCGGGGACGGTGGCGAGGCTTGCGCCGAGCGCGGCGAGGAGGGTGAGATTGCGGTTCATGCTGATTGTCGTGCTCCTTAGGAGTTTGAAGTGCAGAGGTTAAGAGTTACAAAGTGTGGAATTTCATGGAATAGGTGGGATTTGGACCAAGCATGGATTCGATTCCCGAAGGCGTTGCGTTGCCGTTTTCCGGCTCTCGCTGAAGCCTGCCTCTCGGTCCGTTGGGTCCTGCTTACATCGAGCCACATCCTTGGACGCGGGACATTATGTTCTGTACCTCCGCCGCCTGCTGTGGTCCGGCATCCTGCTTTGCCTTTTGATCCGGTTTATCTCCTGCTTGGTCCTTGCCTCGGAAGGGAAGAGGCAGGCGCACAGGGACTCGCCAGAATCTGCCTGAATTATAGGTGTGG is a window of Granulicella tundricola MP5ACTX9 DNA encoding:
- a CDS encoding OmpH family outer membrane protein gives rise to the protein MNRNLTLLAALGASLATVPAVYAQAAPAAAPAAVAPAATDAKIALVNFEQVVLASNEGQTVTIATQKKFEPKKTQIEAQAAEVETLKKGLQSAPATLSDEERTSRLRAIDTKEKALNRDAEDAQTSYNTDLQEALGKVAQKLAVTMKTYAQSNGYTILLDVSSQSSNVLWALPSTDVSQAVVDAYNKQSGIAAPAPQAPSAPRPAAARPAAPRPATK